One window from the genome of Nocardioides panaciterrulae encodes:
- the moaA gene encoding GTP 3',8-cyclase MoaA: MTARKLADRFGRVATDLRVSLTDRCNLRCSYCMPAEGLDWLPSEQVLTDDEVVRLVRVGVELLGIREVRFTGGEPLVRRGLVDIVGRTHALGVETSLTTNALGLSRAARALAGAGLDRINVSLDTVRSDTFHQITRRDRFQDVIAGLEAARDAGLGPIKINAVLLRGVNDDQAPELLRWAIAEGYELRFIEQMPLDAQHGWSRDGMVTAEEIFERLEREFVLTPAAEPRGSAPAELFRVDGGPATVGVIASVTRPFCGDCDRVRLTADGQVRNCLFAREESDLRAALRGGATDEELAERWVVAMAGKRAGHGIDDPTFLQPDRPMSAIGG; encoded by the coding sequence GTGACAGCACGCAAGCTCGCGGACCGCTTCGGTCGGGTAGCCACCGACCTGCGCGTCTCGCTGACCGACCGGTGCAACCTGCGCTGCTCCTACTGCATGCCCGCGGAAGGCCTCGACTGGCTGCCGAGCGAGCAGGTGCTCACCGACGACGAGGTGGTCCGGCTGGTCCGGGTCGGCGTCGAGCTGCTCGGCATCCGGGAGGTGCGCTTCACGGGCGGTGAGCCGCTGGTGCGGCGCGGCCTGGTCGACATCGTCGGCCGCACCCACGCGCTCGGCGTGGAGACCTCGCTGACCACCAACGCGCTGGGCCTCTCCCGCGCCGCCCGGGCGCTGGCCGGGGCGGGCCTGGACCGGATCAACGTCAGCCTGGACACCGTGCGCTCCGACACGTTCCACCAGATCACCCGGCGCGACCGGTTCCAGGACGTCATCGCCGGCCTGGAGGCGGCGCGGGACGCGGGCCTGGGCCCGATCAAGATCAACGCGGTGCTGCTGCGCGGGGTCAACGACGACCAGGCGCCCGAGCTGCTGCGCTGGGCGATCGCGGAGGGCTACGAGCTGCGGTTCATCGAGCAGATGCCGCTGGACGCCCAGCACGGGTGGAGCCGTGACGGCATGGTCACCGCCGAGGAGATCTTCGAGCGGCTCGAGCGCGAGTTCGTGCTCACCCCGGCCGCCGAGCCGCGGGGGAGCGCACCGGCCGAGCTGTTCCGCGTCGACGGCGGCCCGGCCACCGTCGGGGTGATCGCGTCGGTGACGCGGCCGTTCTGCGGTGACTGCGACCGGGTCCGGCTGACCGCCGACGGCCAGGTCCGCAACTGCCTCTTCGCGCGCGAGGAGTCCGACCTGCGGGCCGCGTTGCGCGGCGGCGCCACCGACGAGGAGCTCGCGGAAAGGTGGGTCGTCGCGATGGCGGGCAAGCGTGCCGGCCACGGCATCGACGACCCGACGTTCCTGCAGCCCGACCGTCCGATGTCCGCCATCGGGGGGTAG
- a CDS encoding ABC-F family ATP-binding cassette domain-containing protein produces the protein MITAHQLEVRAGARLLMEDVSFRVAAGDKVGLVGRNGAGKTTLTKILSGEALPASGSVQSTGEVGYLPQDPRSGDPEVLARDRILSARGLDDVVRRMRTAETEMGSDDPEVRERAMRRYTRADAELHAGGGYAAESEAATIAHSLGIEDRILAQPLKTLSGGQRRRVELARILFSGAEILILDEPTNHLDADSIVWLRDFLKAHSGGFIVISHDNGLLEATVNKVLHLDANRAVMDVYNMGWKAYLTQRETDEKRRKRERMNAENKAKTLTDQANKMRAKATKAQAAQSMLKRAEKLLAGVEGERRADKVAHIVFPKPAPCGKTPLTAAELSKSYGSLEVFTDVDLAIDKGSRVVILGLNGAGKTTMLRILAGVDRADTGRVVPGHGLKIGYYAQEHETLDTGRTVLENLQSAAPQLTDTEARSVLGSFLFSGDDANKPAAVLSGGEKTRLALASLVVSSANVLLLDEPTNNLDPASREEVLAAIRSYEGAIVLVTHDEGAVHALEPDRVLLLPDGDEDLWNDEYADLVSLA, from the coding sequence ATGATCACCGCCCACCAGCTCGAAGTCCGTGCCGGCGCGCGGCTCCTCATGGAGGACGTCAGCTTCCGGGTCGCCGCCGGTGACAAGGTCGGTCTCGTGGGGCGCAACGGCGCCGGGAAGACCACCTTGACCAAGATCCTCTCGGGGGAGGCGCTGCCCGCCTCGGGGTCGGTGCAGAGCACCGGCGAGGTCGGCTACCTGCCCCAGGACCCCCGGTCCGGCGATCCCGAGGTGCTCGCGCGCGACCGGATCCTGTCCGCGCGCGGCCTCGACGACGTCGTACGCCGGATGCGGACGGCCGAGACCGAGATGGGCAGCGACGATCCCGAGGTCCGCGAGCGCGCCATGAGGCGCTACACGCGCGCCGACGCCGAGCTGCACGCCGGCGGTGGGTACGCGGCCGAGTCGGAGGCCGCCACGATCGCGCACAGCCTCGGCATCGAGGACCGGATCCTCGCCCAGCCGCTGAAGACCCTCTCGGGCGGCCAGCGCCGCCGCGTCGAGCTGGCCCGGATCCTCTTCTCCGGCGCGGAGATCCTGATCCTCGACGAGCCCACCAACCACCTCGACGCCGACTCGATCGTGTGGCTGCGCGACTTCCTCAAGGCGCACTCGGGCGGCTTCATCGTGATCAGCCACGACAACGGGCTGCTCGAGGCCACCGTCAACAAGGTGCTGCACCTCGACGCGAACCGTGCGGTGATGGACGTCTACAACATGGGCTGGAAGGCCTACCTCACCCAGCGTGAGACCGACGAGAAGCGGCGCAAGCGGGAGCGGATGAACGCCGAGAACAAGGCGAAGACGCTCACCGACCAGGCGAACAAGATGCGCGCCAAGGCCACCAAGGCGCAGGCCGCGCAGTCGATGCTCAAGCGCGCCGAGAAGCTGCTGGCCGGCGTCGAGGGGGAGCGGCGGGCCGACAAGGTCGCCCACATCGTCTTCCCGAAGCCGGCGCCGTGCGGCAAGACCCCGCTCACGGCGGCGGAGCTGTCGAAGTCCTACGGCTCGCTGGAGGTCTTCACCGACGTCGACCTCGCGATCGACAAGGGGTCCCGGGTCGTCATCCTCGGGCTCAACGGTGCCGGCAAGACCACCATGCTGCGGATCCTCGCCGGCGTGGACCGGGCCGACACCGGCCGGGTGGTGCCCGGGCACGGGCTGAAGATCGGCTACTACGCCCAGGAGCACGAGACCCTGGACACCGGGCGGACCGTGCTGGAGAACCTGCAGAGCGCCGCGCCCCAGCTCACCGACACCGAGGCCCGCAGCGTGCTCGGCTCGTTCCTCTTCTCGGGCGACGACGCCAACAAGCCCGCGGCCGTGCTCTCCGGCGGGGAGAAGACCCGGCTCGCGCTGGCCAGCCTCGTCGTCTCCAGCGCCAACGTGCTGCTCCTCGACGAGCCCACCAACAACCTCGACCCCGCCTCCCGCGAGGAGGTGCTGGCCGCGATCCGCAGCTACGAGGGCGCGATCGTGCTGGTCACCCACGACGAGGGCGCGGTGCACGCCCTGGAGCCGGACCGGGTGCTGCTGCTGCCCGACGGGGACGAGGACCTCTGGAACGACGAGTACGCCGACCTGGTGTCGCTGGCGTAG
- a CDS encoding enoyl-CoA hydratase/isomerase family protein has translation MTPDPLAAVGLRYEQTGPVATITLDRPEVRNAQTPAMWRELAAIGARLPEETRVVVVRGSGQSFSAGLDRAMLDPTRNADGAETVADLLGRSDDEVSAAIDDYQRGFTFLRDPRFVSIAAVQGYAIGAGFQLALSCDLRVVAEDAQLCMKESALGLVPDLTGTKPLVECVGYARALEICATARMVGAIEAVEIGLALAAVPAADLDGTVADLVGALTEPMAGVVRETKALLLGAAQRDLDEQRRLEREAQIRRFRELAALMGPEKE, from the coding sequence ATGACCCCAGACCCCCTGGCCGCCGTCGGCCTGCGCTACGAGCAGACCGGCCCGGTCGCGACGATCACCCTGGACCGGCCCGAGGTGCGCAACGCCCAGACCCCCGCGATGTGGCGCGAGCTGGCGGCGATCGGGGCCAGGCTGCCGGAGGAGACCCGGGTCGTGGTCGTCCGCGGGAGCGGCCAGAGCTTCTCGGCGGGGCTGGACCGCGCGATGCTGGACCCGACCCGCAACGCGGACGGTGCGGAGACCGTGGCCGACCTGCTCGGGCGCAGCGACGACGAGGTCTCGGCCGCCATCGACGACTACCAGCGGGGCTTCACGTTCCTGCGCGACCCGCGGTTCGTCTCCATCGCCGCGGTCCAGGGCTACGCCATCGGCGCCGGGTTCCAGCTGGCCCTCTCCTGCGACCTGCGGGTGGTGGCCGAGGACGCCCAGCTGTGCATGAAGGAGTCCGCGCTGGGCCTCGTCCCCGACCTCACGGGAACAAAGCCGCTGGTCGAGTGCGTTGGCTACGCCAGGGCGCTCGAGATCTGTGCCACGGCGCGGATGGTCGGTGCGATCGAGGCGGTGGAGATCGGGCTCGCGCTCGCCGCCGTGCCGGCCGCCGACCTCGACGGCACCGTGGCCGACCTCGTGGGCGCCCTGACCGAGCCGATGGCCGGCGTGGTCCGGGAGACCAAGGCGCTGCTGCTCGGGGCGGCCCAGCGGGACCTCGACGAGCAGCGCCGCCTGGAGCGCGAGGCGCAGATCCGCAGGTTCCGAGAGCTGGCCGCCCTGATGGGGCCCGAGAAGGAGTAG
- a CDS encoding DUF4386 family protein codes for METLRKPGRIAGLWFIATFVFSIPALLLYDPVLNHTDFILGRGSETRVALGALLEVFLVISNIATAVVFFPVLKWVDEAVALGYVALRIMESAIIVTGLMSLMTVVTLRDDSAGADPSALRLTGQALVDLHDWTFLLGPQFCAGFGNGLLLGYLMYRSRLVPPRMALLGLVGGPLAFLGGVLVLFGALDDPSAGLFALTAVEIVWEAALGLYLAIRGYRPSPLLARSAPAGPGGPTT; via the coding sequence GTGGAGACCCTGCGCAAGCCCGGCCGGATCGCGGGGCTGTGGTTCATCGCCACGTTCGTGTTCTCGATCCCGGCGCTCCTGCTCTACGACCCGGTGCTGAACCACACCGACTTCATCCTCGGCCGGGGCTCGGAGACACGGGTCGCGCTGGGTGCCCTGCTGGAGGTCTTCCTGGTCATCTCCAACATCGCGACGGCCGTCGTCTTCTTCCCGGTGCTGAAGTGGGTCGACGAGGCCGTGGCGCTCGGCTACGTCGCCCTGCGGATCATGGAGTCGGCGATCATCGTCACCGGGCTGATGTCCCTGATGACCGTGGTGACGCTGCGCGACGACTCCGCGGGCGCCGACCCGTCGGCGCTCCGCCTCACCGGGCAGGCGCTGGTCGACCTCCACGACTGGACGTTCCTGCTCGGCCCGCAGTTCTGCGCGGGGTTCGGGAACGGGCTGCTGCTCGGCTACCTGATGTACCGGTCGAGGCTGGTGCCGCCCCGGATGGCCCTGCTCGGCCTGGTCGGGGGGCCGTTGGCGTTCCTGGGCGGGGTGCTGGTCCTGTTCGGCGCCCTCGACGACCCGAGCGCGGGGCTGTTCGCCCTCACGGCCGTCGAGATCGTCTGGGAGGCGGCGCTCGGGCTCTACCTCGCGATCAGGGGCTACCGGCCCTCGCCGCTCCTCGCGAGAAGTGCTCCGGCCGGGCCTGGGGGGCCCACGACCTAG
- a CDS encoding dodecin, whose product MTNRTYRVSEIVGTSPDGIDQAIRNAVERASRTLRHLDWFEVTQVRGQVKDGTVEHFQVGLKVGFRLEDE is encoded by the coding sequence ATGACCAACCGCACCTACCGCGTCAGCGAGATCGTCGGCACCTCGCCCGACGGGATCGACCAGGCCATCCGCAACGCCGTCGAGCGCGCCAGCAGGACGCTGCGCCACCTCGACTGGTTCGAGGTCACCCAGGTCCGGGGCCAGGTCAAGGACGGGACCGTCGAGCACTTCCAGGTCGGCCTGAAGGTCGGTTTCCGGCTCGAGGACGAGTGA
- a CDS encoding 3-oxoacyl-ACP reductase FabG — protein MSEVNPEPAGRSVLVTGGNRGIGRAIAEAFVAQGDRVAVTTRSGGAPEGTLDVRCDITDPAAVDAAFAEIEAAHGPVEVLVANAGITADTLLLRMSEDDWASVIDTNLTGSFRLAKRAAKGMLRLRRGRIVFISSVVGLLGSAGQVNYAASKAGLVGMARSLARELGSRSITTNVVAPGFVETDMTAVLTEEQKATIKAQVPLGRYASPDEVASAVTWLAGDGAAYVTGAVIPVDGGLGMGH, from the coding sequence GTGAGCGAAGTCAATCCCGAACCGGCCGGCCGCTCGGTCCTGGTCACCGGCGGCAACCGCGGCATCGGCCGCGCCATCGCCGAGGCGTTCGTCGCCCAGGGCGACCGCGTCGCGGTCACCACCCGCAGCGGCGGCGCCCCCGAGGGCACCCTCGACGTCCGGTGCGACATCACCGACCCCGCGGCCGTTGACGCCGCCTTCGCCGAGATCGAGGCCGCGCACGGCCCGGTCGAGGTGCTGGTGGCCAACGCCGGGATCACCGCGGACACGCTGCTGCTGCGGATGTCGGAGGACGACTGGGCCTCGGTGATCGACACCAACCTGACCGGCTCCTTCCGGCTGGCCAAGCGGGCGGCCAAGGGGATGCTGCGGCTGCGCCGGGGCCGGATCGTCTTCATCTCCTCGGTGGTGGGGCTGCTCGGCTCGGCCGGGCAGGTCAACTACGCCGCCTCGAAGGCCGGGCTGGTCGGCATGGCCCGGTCCCTGGCCCGGGAGCTCGGCTCCCGCTCGATCACCACCAACGTGGTCGCTCCCGGCTTCGTGGAGACCGACATGACCGCGGTGCTCACCGAGGAGCAGAAGGCAACGATCAAGGCCCAGGTGCCGCTGGGGAGGTACGCCTCGCCCGACGAGGTCGCCTCGGCCGTCACCTGGCTCGCCGGCGACGGCGCGGCTTACGTAACCGGGGCCGTCATCCCGGTCGACGGTGGACTGGGAATGGGGCACTGA
- a CDS encoding SURF1 family cytochrome oxidase biogenesis protein: MRSWRFLLSRRWLGFLLVVVLLAYACWWLGTWQFHRLAERKQSNAVIRTNEARDPAPVGDVLAPGRAVGPDQEWRLVKATGTYDTADTVVVRYRTRDGDSGIDVVVPLVTGDGTALLVDRGWMASQNQGAAASDLPAPPTGRVTVTGWVRVNATDGTDVTDHSTRAISSAAIAPTLEHPVYGGFIDLKAEDPAPATALLPVELPELDNGPHFFYGLQWWFFGVLAVFGFLYLMYDEWRAAQRDEPTVREEVLEERKRKRAAKSAHKQAVRAAYERERAKERTGR; encoded by the coding sequence GTGCGTTCGTGGCGGTTCCTCCTCTCCCGACGGTGGCTGGGTTTCCTGCTCGTCGTCGTCCTCCTCGCCTACGCGTGCTGGTGGCTCGGCACCTGGCAGTTCCACCGGTTGGCCGAGCGCAAGCAGTCCAATGCCGTGATCCGCACCAACGAGGCGCGCGACCCGGCGCCGGTCGGTGACGTGCTGGCTCCCGGCCGCGCGGTCGGGCCCGACCAGGAGTGGCGCCTGGTCAAGGCGACCGGCACCTACGACACCGCCGACACCGTGGTGGTCCGCTACCGGACCAGGGACGGCGACTCGGGCATCGACGTGGTGGTCCCCCTGGTCACCGGCGACGGGACCGCCCTGCTGGTGGACCGTGGCTGGATGGCCTCGCAGAACCAGGGCGCGGCCGCCAGCGACCTGCCGGCTCCCCCGACCGGCCGGGTGACGGTCACCGGCTGGGTCCGGGTGAACGCGACCGACGGCACCGACGTCACCGACCACTCCACGCGCGCGATCTCCAGCGCGGCGATCGCCCCGACGCTGGAGCATCCCGTCTACGGCGGTTTCATCGACCTGAAGGCCGAGGACCCGGCGCCGGCCACCGCGCTCCTGCCGGTCGAGCTGCCGGAGCTCGACAACGGCCCGCACTTCTTCTACGGCCTGCAGTGGTGGTTCTTCGGGGTGCTGGCGGTCTTCGGCTTCCTCTACCTCATGTACGACGAGTGGCGGGCCGCGCAGCGCGACGAGCCGACCGTGCGCGAGGAGGTGCTCGAGGAGCGCAAGCGCAAGCGCGCGGCGAAGTCCGCGCACAAGCAGGCGGTGCGGGCCGCCTACGAGCGCGAGCGGGCCAAGGAGCGCACCGGCCGCTGA
- the ypfJ gene encoding KPN_02809 family neutral zinc metallopeptidase has product MRFNPKARLDTSRVRDRGRGRGGGPRGGGLGSGGGLPIPGGLGVGGGIGGVIIVVLLLVLTQCVGGGSGSLPAGGGGLDASRMGSTDRYASCRTGADANDSADCARVAVENSLYDYWKHTLGDRFHAEHEVDTFTGATSTGCGRASADMGPFYCPVDQTIYLDTTFFEDILQRRLGGPDGAFVEPYVIAHEYGHHIQNLLGTMSKVKTQQGATSDSVRLELQADCYAGMWTRSATTTDDATGQALFAELTDADIRQAIQAATAVGDDRIQQRSGGQVNPDQWTHGSAEERVRWFRTGYDQGALSACDTFSANRL; this is encoded by the coding sequence ATGCGCTTCAACCCCAAGGCACGCCTGGACACCAGCCGCGTCCGGGATCGCGGACGAGGACGCGGGGGCGGCCCGCGGGGTGGCGGCCTCGGCTCGGGCGGCGGCCTCCCGATCCCGGGCGGCCTCGGCGTCGGCGGCGGCATCGGTGGCGTGATCATCGTGGTGCTCCTCCTGGTGCTCACCCAGTGCGTCGGCGGCGGTAGCGGCTCGCTGCCGGCCGGCGGTGGCGGCCTCGACGCCAGCCGGATGGGCAGCACCGACCGCTACGCCTCCTGCAGGACCGGCGCCGACGCCAACGACAGCGCCGACTGCGCACGGGTCGCGGTCGAGAACTCGCTCTACGACTACTGGAAGCACACGCTCGGCGACCGGTTCCACGCCGAGCACGAGGTCGACACGTTCACCGGCGCCACCAGCACCGGCTGCGGCCGGGCGAGCGCCGACATGGGCCCGTTCTACTGCCCCGTCGACCAGACGATCTATCTCGACACGACCTTCTTCGAGGACATCCTGCAGCGCCGGCTCGGGGGTCCGGACGGCGCCTTCGTCGAGCCCTACGTGATCGCCCACGAGTACGGCCACCACATCCAGAACCTGCTGGGCACCATGAGCAAGGTGAAGACCCAGCAGGGTGCCACCAGCGACTCGGTCCGCCTGGAGCTGCAGGCCGACTGCTACGCCGGCATGTGGACGAGGTCCGCGACCACCACCGACGACGCGACCGGCCAGGCGCTGTTCGCCGAGCTCACCGACGCCGACATCCGGCAGGCGATCCAGGCCGCGACGGCGGTAGGGGACGACCGGATCCAGCAGCGCAGCGGCGGCCAGGTGAACCCGGATCAGTGGACCCACGGCTCGGCCGAGGAGCGGGTCCGCTGGTTCCGCACCGGCTACGACCAGGGCGCGCTGTCCGCCTGCGACACCTTCTCGGCGAACCGGCTCTGA
- a CDS encoding ABC transporter ATP-binding protein: protein MHGMGPAFRNLRTDRGVANQKLGKDTVRRVLAFAKPFRAQIALFLLVTVLDAGLVVVTPLLAKTIIDVGILQHRTALVTWLALAMAGAALVDALFTVLSGYLSSRIGEGLIFDLRARVFAHVQRQSLAFFTRTQTGALVSRLNNDVIGAQRAFTSSLGGIVSNLVSVIVVGVAMVALSWQVTLLCLLLFPILFFTSRWVGGRLAGLTRQQMDGNADLGNAMTERFNVGGAMLLKLFGRREEEDAHFQGKAAVVRDLGVRISLIQRVFVAAMLAVPALATALVYGVGGHLAASGALTIGTLTALATLLVRLLGPLQGLSNVRIDVMTALVSFDRVFEVLDLPSLIEEKPEAISLAPDAARLEFDQVAFSYPRADRISLASLEGVARTDSRDTGQVLSDITFTAEPGQMVALVGPSGAGKTTVTHLVARLYDVESGTVRVGGHDVREVTLQSLEDVVGYVTQDAHMFHDTIRANLLYARPGATDAEVWESLEAAQVATLVRDLPDGLDTVVGDRGYRLSGGERQRLAIARLLLKAPAVVVLDEATAHLDSESEAAVQRALDAALEGRTSLVIAHRLSTVRNADTILVLDGGRIVQSGTHAQLLAQGGLYADLYRTQFVEDATVA, encoded by the coding sequence ATGCACGGCATGGGACCGGCCTTCCGCAACCTGCGGACCGACCGGGGCGTCGCCAACCAGAAGCTCGGCAAGGACACGGTGCGCCGGGTGCTGGCGTTCGCCAAGCCGTTCCGGGCCCAGATCGCGCTGTTCCTGCTGGTCACGGTCCTCGACGCGGGGCTGGTGGTGGTCACGCCGCTGCTGGCCAAGACGATCATCGACGTCGGCATCCTCCAGCACCGCACCGCGCTGGTCACCTGGCTGGCCCTGGCGATGGCCGGAGCGGCCCTGGTCGACGCGCTGTTCACCGTGCTCTCCGGCTACCTGTCCTCGCGGATCGGCGAGGGGCTGATCTTCGACCTGCGGGCCCGGGTCTTCGCCCACGTGCAGCGCCAGTCGCTGGCCTTCTTCACCCGCACCCAGACCGGCGCGCTGGTCTCGCGGCTCAACAACGACGTGATCGGCGCCCAGCGCGCCTTCACCTCCAGCCTGGGCGGCATCGTGTCCAACCTGGTCTCGGTGATCGTGGTCGGTGTCGCGATGGTGGCCCTGTCGTGGCAGGTCACCTTGTTGTGCCTGCTGCTCTTCCCGATCCTCTTCTTCACCTCGCGGTGGGTCGGTGGCCGGCTGGCCGGGCTGACCCGGCAGCAGATGGACGGCAACGCAGACCTCGGCAACGCGATGACCGAGCGGTTCAACGTCGGCGGCGCGATGCTGCTCAAGCTCTTCGGCCGCCGCGAGGAGGAGGACGCGCACTTCCAGGGCAAGGCTGCGGTGGTGCGCGACCTCGGGGTGCGCATCTCGCTGATCCAGCGGGTCTTCGTCGCGGCGATGCTCGCGGTCCCGGCGCTCGCCACCGCCCTCGTGTACGGCGTGGGCGGCCACCTGGCCGCCTCCGGCGCCCTCACCATCGGCACCCTGACCGCGCTGGCGACCCTGCTGGTGCGGCTGCTCGGCCCGTTGCAGGGGCTGTCCAACGTGCGGATCGACGTGATGACGGCGCTGGTCAGCTTCGACCGGGTCTTCGAGGTCCTGGACCTGCCCTCGCTGATCGAGGAGAAGCCCGAGGCGATCAGCCTGGCGCCGGACGCCGCGCGCCTGGAGTTCGACCAGGTGGCGTTCAGCTACCCCCGGGCGGACCGGATCTCGCTGGCCTCCCTCGAGGGGGTCGCGCGCACCGACTCGCGCGACACCGGGCAGGTGCTCTCCGACATCACCTTCACCGCCGAGCCCGGCCAGATGGTGGCTCTGGTCGGGCCCTCGGGCGCCGGGAAGACCACGGTCACCCACCTGGTCGCCCGGCTCTACGACGTCGAGTCCGGGACCGTCCGGGTCGGCGGCCACGACGTACGCGAGGTGACCCTGCAGTCGCTGGAGGACGTCGTCGGCTACGTCACCCAGGACGCCCACATGTTCCACGACACCATCCGCGCGAACCTGCTCTACGCGCGGCCGGGGGCCACCGACGCCGAGGTGTGGGAGTCGCTGGAGGCGGCCCAGGTCGCGACCCTGGTCCGGGACCTGCCCGACGGCCTCGACACGGTCGTGGGGGACCGGGGGTACCGGCTCTCCGGCGGCGAGCGCCAGCGCCTGGCGATCGCAAGGCTGCTGCTCAAGGCGCCCGCGGTCGTCGTGCTCGACGAGGCCACCGCCCACCTCGACAGCGAGTCCGAGGCCGCCGTCCAGCGCGCGCTGGACGCCGCGCTGGAGGGCCGGACGTCACTGGTCATCGCGCACCGGCTCTCGACGGTGCGCAACGCCGACACGATCCTGGTGCTCGACGGTGGGCGGATCGTGCAGTCCGGCACGCACGCCCAGCTGCTCGCCCAGGGCGGGCTGTACGCCGACCTCTACCGCACGCAGTTCGTCGAGGACGCCACCGTCGCCTGA
- a CDS encoding phosphotransferase, whose amino-acid sequence MWQPDQAWHPLPGGMGPSTLGVWRAVIGDQPVVVKRLAAPGVGDPAELGDRRHFAYWRRAADVALSGVVDTTPGLRAPRTQVEEDADGITLVQDWVEDAASSGLFCAHALGRFAGADLGDARWLARDQLRTRMERVARRGGWPTLARTTVADVAHHLWHHRERWLAELDRLPRVAQHGDPTPANLPGRELDEVVAVDWATLGHGPVGADLGYFQLSAREGAEPLLDAYLMGLPEGLASREQAALGARVTAVYTALSRAEWALARVAVGEGALGAKYRHPAVAPYLRSLQRQFPQIEELLGA is encoded by the coding sequence ATGTGGCAGCCCGACCAGGCGTGGCACCCGTTGCCCGGCGGCATGGGGCCGTCGACGCTCGGCGTGTGGCGCGCCGTGATCGGGGACCAGCCCGTGGTGGTCAAGCGCCTCGCGGCCCCCGGCGTCGGGGACCCGGCCGAGCTCGGCGACCGCCGGCACTTCGCCTACTGGCGCCGCGCCGCGGACGTGGCGCTCAGCGGCGTGGTCGACACCACGCCGGGGCTGCGCGCCCCGCGGACCCAGGTCGAGGAGGACGCCGACGGGATCACCCTGGTCCAGGACTGGGTCGAGGACGCCGCCAGCAGCGGGCTGTTCTGCGCCCACGCGCTGGGGCGGTTCGCCGGCGCCGACCTCGGCGACGCCCGGTGGCTGGCCCGCGACCAGCTCCGCACCCGGATGGAGCGCGTGGCACGCCGCGGCGGCTGGCCGACGCTGGCCCGGACCACGGTCGCCGACGTCGCCCACCACCTCTGGCACCACCGGGAGCGGTGGCTGGCCGAGCTCGACCGGCTCCCCCGGGTGGCGCAGCACGGCGACCCGACACCCGCCAACCTGCCGGGGCGCGAGCTCGACGAGGTGGTGGCGGTGGACTGGGCCACGCTCGGCCACGGGCCGGTGGGCGCCGACCTCGGCTACTTCCAGCTCTCGGCGCGCGAGGGGGCCGAGCCGCTGCTGGACGCCTACCTGATGGGCCTGCCCGAGGGGCTGGCCTCGCGCGAGCAGGCGGCGCTGGGGGCCCGGGTCACCGCGGTCTACACCGCGCTGAGCCGGGCGGAGTGGGCGCTGGCGCGGGTCGCGGTCGGAGAGGGCGCGCTCGGCGCGAAGTACCGGCACCCCGCGGTGGCGCCGTACCTCCGCTCCCTGCAGCGGCAGTTCCCGCAGATCGAGGAGCTGCTCGGCGCCTGA
- a CDS encoding DUF3099 domain-containing protein, translating into MARDSIRHQDEPIRITTAATSLAEDIATRQKRYLLSMSIRSACFVGAVVAFIAGVSWLWPILIAGALVLPYVAVVLANSSASRSDAFELRDEAYGRPQLPPGRNR; encoded by the coding sequence ATGGCCAGAGACTCGATCCGACACCAGGACGAGCCGATCCGGATCACCACCGCAGCCACTAGCCTCGCCGAGGACATCGCGACCCGACAGAAGCGCTACCTGCTGTCGATGAGCATCCGGTCGGCGTGCTTCGTCGGCGCCGTCGTGGCGTTCATCGCCGGGGTGTCCTGGCTGTGGCCGATCCTGATCGCCGGCGCGCTGGTCCTCCCCTACGTCGCGGTGGTGCTGGCGAACAGCAGCGCGTCGAGATCCGACGCATTCGAGCTTCGCGACGAGGCGTACGGCCGCCCGCAGCTGCCACCGGGCCGGAATCGGTGA